The genome window ATTTTTGAAAGCATATACACGTGTGtgtgaattattaataaaagtgAATACAaatgattatataatatcaaatatattataattattgagAATAGCAACACATATAAACATAGTAGTATTAAGAAAAATATGTCTATCGTGGTAAGGAATCCATGTGTTAAAATTGATCTAAGTTTGTCAACCATGACAATGTCAATCTCACATATTCAAACCGCATGTTGCTCATGGAATTGCAAATGCTTAACATTAAAGTCAAAATCCAAAAGGCGCTGACCGCAGCAAAGCCACGAGACTGACCTTCCTCATGCACCTGTCCATGTAACATACACTCACATACGCACAACGGCACAAGTCATATTCTTGTATAGAACTCACTCGGTTTAATTTTTCTATTCCCTATTTCCTCATTTCTTgtcatgaaaaaaattatgacttaattaccaaaaaaactattaaacttatgtgattttttcattttaaccataaaacTGTTTTTGTTGCAGAATAATGCAACTAAGTAATACAAAATCAATTTGACATAACCCAATTTTAATGAATCTCTAACCAAGGTTAATTATGTCACATGCAACACAAgacattgattttttttaatttaattttaaaattttatataatttattatacatacataaaaaaccagctatatttacattttctttttttgtataaaaattcaaatgataaacttttattgagaaaaaataataaaataatttatgaaattaaaatttttagaagtattaaaatgtgtgtcaaactctcgttatcagatcaccaaaatattgcaaactaccacaatattttaataatgctaaaaagaataatatagtgttaataatcaaatccgaatctaacatcagtgacaaaaaaaaatcggaacctaacatcagtgacaaaaaaatcatagtttagtgctaagtttctaaatacacaataagtttggtggcgaaaaaatctattttttcttaaataaaattatcaattcgataaaaattaatataaatcgcATGAAAAATAATCGATATATAGTACCTGATAGACGGTGGTTTCAAATAATCACACTAACATCGTCGCCTTCGAACATAAGTTTTAGTACGCTATGTGTTTGTGTAGATTGTGAATTAGGATTTTGACCTTTAATGAGACAgtaaaagtattaataaaacccatgtaccaaataatttaattaataacttgataATATATGTGACACTCATCTTAATTTTAACTTAATCATGGTTATGAACTAGTGAGAttgggtttttaaaataaagttttttaaagttacttgcattatcctgcaaactattatggttaaattgaaaaaaacatgatagttatatagtttttttggtaattaagtcaAAAAATATCTTTATTAATGTTAGAGGGTCTTAAGGTGATGGTCCATGATAAAGGTTAGGAAATTTACCCGTTTAAGTTTTTTAtccgttattgactagatgttGGGTTATCAATCaatatcaatcaatcaatcaatatattctAAATTTGTGCTAGCATTAGCCTCTTCCAAATGACTAATTCTGCCCTTCGTGAAATTGAGTTACTATTAGCCTCTATGTACACTTTAGACTTTTTACTTATCCTTGGATCATCCATCCCTAAACGGGTCAAACCCATGTCCATTTCAGTTTTTTTGGTGCTTATGATGGATTATCCATGTCCTTGCGGGTTTCAACTGATTTCTCTCCTCACACGATTATTATCTTCTCATcagtttgaatttcaaatttcttgattCATGGAGGCCTGATTTGATACCTTTCACTTTTATCGTCGGTTGCAGCACATTCCGGTGGCTTCTCTGATCAATCACAGGTCCCTGCGGGCTTCTTCACCGACATGTCCGGTTGGTTTTCTGCCTTCCAATATAATCCACAGTTCACATCTATGGTCATCTTCTTCCTAAACGCATTGATACTGATATTATCCGATTGATTCATTACCGTCCTTTACCTATTCAAGTTTTTGTTTTGCAGGATCATGAATCTGGGAAAAAGAGAAGTTACAGAATTGTTGAAAAGCGAAGGTGCAGAAATTATTAATTGTCAACCTACTTCATCTCCTCctttatgatataataatattatcattattatgaaTGTTGATTGCTAAATTTTCTTCcgtttataatttgatatacaTTATTCCATCTTACTGTTTGATAAAATGCTGCAATGAAGAAGTTTACTTCCGCATTCAAAATATCTTCGAACATATGTGCTCGATCAGATTCTATTAGCAGGTATACATGTTTGTTTCTCAATATTTTTTCTTCACTAAATTATTCACGGTCTTAAGTGTTTGTATCCCTGAGCTTTCTTGCGATTGATGTTTCAATGAGATATTATATGTTTTGTTTTCCTGAGGTAATCTATGATACAGTATAATGTGGCATTCTGGCTTAGTGTTTGTTCATGTATAGATATTATTCGGTGTTAATGGATGCCACAGGTCAATTAAACTATGGATAATTGCTTATTGTTTGATCACAAGATCCGGACGGAAGAGGATAGTGCTTGGACCTTAATGAGAGAAAGAAAGGGATGGAAGGAGAAGAAACATGATCTCCCTCGCTTTGCTGTTGTAGCATTCTGCAATATTTCAGGTATGGAGTTTTTAATTCACATCTTTCTCTTCTCTTTATGTTCATTTGTTTTTATCTTTATGCTCAACTTATTAGCATTCTTATTGTTCAAATAATTAGCATACTAAATCAACTGCATACTCAATATATGCTAATAATAATGGTATATCTGTGCATGATGTTGTCGGTGGTTAGTTTCGATCGTTTCGAGTTTCAAATGTTAAAGTTCTTAATCCTTTGTTCATTACTAATCCCAAAGTCATTATTGATATGTGACTCAATATATCAATATCACGAATAtgctaattgaaaattttggttTTTCTTAACTCTAAAGGGggtattagcaaaaaaaaaaaaaagagagagttctcagattaggattttaaaatatgtgagAATGTTCATGGTCACCCATAATTAATGAGTTGCTCTTTACTCATGTTCTTTTTGCCCCTGGGCTGCTCTTTCTCAAGCTTTATGTGAGTTGCTCTTTGCATACATTATTTCATTAAGCTCAAATATTTATAATGTATTTAGGACAAAAGTTGTTGGTGCTGGAGGAGGAGGTTCAACTGaagtaaatatatgattaaaagtACATGAAGGTGTTCCAATCCCAACTTACTTTGACATTGACATGCAAGCGAGAGAcacattttctgaaaattccaATCCCAACTTTCAAATTACAGGTTTTGCGATCAATATTTCTTGCTCTTGGCGTGATATAATTTGTCTCATTAGTATATCATGCAGGTTGTGTTGTTTATCAGTTTTGTTATGTAATTCTCTGTATAGATATGTAATGTACTTGCCATCGGTAGGGAGGTGACATTCTCTGTTTTAGCATGTAATGTACTTGATATAAAATAGAATACACTTTAGCATGTAACTTATGAAAAGCAGAGAATTTGAAGTTTTATGTAGAAATGAACTAATAATAAAcagatatgtgtgtgtgtcttgAATTTAAATGATATTGAGCAGTGTTCGTCTATTCTATAACATTCTTCTTTTATTCCGAAATTAAATACAACCAACCTAAATCCTTTTCATGGATAGTCCATATACATTATTTAAGGATCCTTGTGATGTTTGTGTTTGCAGATGGCAGATCCATTAACTGCATTGATGTATGTTGTATGAGTTATGAACTTCCTCAAGGCGCTCATTTCAAAGACACTCTAAACTAGAGAAGATTCTGTTATAGGACCAGCATGGGATTCACCTTTAGACCCGTCTGATGAGGAAGAGCATCAGGGTCCTTTATTGTGCCCGGAAGATGCTAATGAGGATAATAAAGAGAGGGAGAAGATTTTGATCGCTGAAGATCCTCTTTCAAAGAATTCCTCCGACTTGACTCCGGCAAATATCATCACTGATGAAGTATGTCTCGGTGATCCAACTCCAAGCAAGGAATCTGGTGAAGCTCGCACTAATGTCTCCGCTGATGCTGATACCCAAGCAAATGTGATGAAGGCTACAACAGTGAAGCTCGAGAAAATTACTTCAGGGAGCATTACAGATCAGTCATATGAATCATATGAGAGTAAGACACCTGGGAAGTTTAATGCCCTGCATATAGTATTTCAATCATTGGGACCTATAGACAGAAGTAAAATGCTCAGCAGAGTAAACACATTGACAGGGCAAAATGAGGCCTGACTACTGTGAAGGAAATGGTCAATTATAAGCAGTGCATTTAGTCAGCTAGAATGTAAGGTTGCGAAGATTTGTAAATCATCTATTTCTTTTCTTAAACATTTGGATTCTTGCATTTCAATATCTGTAATGATATTACTTCATGTTTCACTGTTGTCTATTTGTTTTACAAGTCATCTCATGTTAAAGGTTGTAGAATATATCTATTCAACCgttttctaatatataaaattttaaaataataattgacgggattataattaaaaattagaattaacgaAAAGCGCGGGCATATCAACTGGTGTTATTTAATGTGTGGCGATAAACAAATTCATGTTAATAAATAATGTTCAAAATTAGAttatcacattttatattttttttacgcAGTTTggatttttaatgaaaaaatatttaaaatcatatatgaacatgaaaatcaatttttcttatatataatagtaattgatttattgattttcaaattttctaatGCATAATAAGATTAGActtattgatataaaaatttgatatttggaCTGTATTTGATATCGACATtaacaatattattataattatttattatttaatgattatatataaatatatgtaaatgatatattttagattttattaactttcctaataaatatataaataaaaattttatattgttaactCAGAAACTAATTCTCAATAACATATCTTAATATTTTGAACAAACACTGACCAAGATCTTTCATGATTTGCAcacttttattttagtaaataaaaaactaaaagaaAAGGCGTGCAAATCATGATTTGCACACTTTCAAAACGGAGTTTGACGGTTGGAGAGACTTGACAAATATGATagagtttatatttaaaatagtgattttataattatattttactaaaagtaatttatgaaattttatataacaacatataaaagataaaaaatactataaatcaaaaaacaaaCATGTCATTAAAATATAGAGTATGAAAAAAATACGGGACATTTATTGTATTTTGTGGGTTTTTTTAGTTCTTCAGTTTTTACCAATACATATCTATGGAACTTATGGTACGTGTTTACAGAACTCTTAATATCCgtttgtgatatatattttcGTCACCATCGAAAGCACTAAACAATTAAATGGAACATCTAGAATttccgtgtgcgaagcacgggcaaaaAGCTAGTGGGTTCATAACGTCCACACATATGAAGTTGGGATTTCATTCAAATAAAGGGATCAATACATATTCATTCAATTCAACTCATATTATACACAAAAAACACTCCGATTATACACTCACATCACATATGCTATTAACTGATTTTCATCGAAGGTGAATCGAGGTCAATTCCCAGCATTTTTCTTTTTGCAGATCATCGAGACGAACATTTTCCAACCGAAAATTGATTCCAACAACTAAATTAATATAActgattatatattaaatttcttgaaaaataatgtaattttttttgtaacatataatttattaattgtgATTGAATAAAGTAAAATTTCGATAAGAAGACAGGAATGGGACAGAATCAGTTGTCCAAGGTTAGACTCGTTCCAAAGTCCAAACTGAAACGAATATACAGAAACAACGTAGATTCTTGAATGCCGCTCACCAAACTTCAAAATTCTAATAAAGCTCGTTAATTGTCATTATTGTATCTGTCAAAAACTAAGAAAAAATAAGAGCAacaagatatatacaaatacatgCAGACGGAAAGAATCCAACATTTGGCGAAGAAATAAATGCAGGATGTTTAAGTTCTTGTTATCACCAAAAGGAATGGGTCAAAACTCAAAGTTCCAGACTCCTCATGATACATTCATATATACAACTACTACACCAACTTTTAcaccctccgtcccacaatacatgtctctttgactttttgcacgtaatttgatgtgcaaataaaacatacttctatacattatttttcaaattttctttttctgaattaaaatataacatccatatttttattcagaaaaagaaaatttgaaaaataatatatagacatatgttttatttgcacctcaaattacgtgaaaaaaagtCAAagggacatgtattgtgggacggagggagtatttaaaaCCGCATGACATGGTAGTTTCTTTTCTTAATTTACTCCAACTCTTTCACTGTGTTTTGGATCTTCACTGGAAGCAGCGTGCTTTGTCAATTTCTCTCCCTAGTGGCATTAAAATTTAGTTAGTTATGTGACATATTTTGCCGGCATCTCTGGGTTTGCGTCGCTCCTTTTACAAGATGCTGAGAGTTCAAACCTTGTTAAAAACGGGATTTGTAGTTGATTAGTATTAGTTTCGCCTGAATCATCAACCCATAAACAATTGAAAACTGAAATACATAGATAACTTGTACAACATAATCACTACTGCAGTATTAGTTAATATACATCAAAACGGGAATGTGGCtttgaaattaaatatacaataccaaaaacttgagatttgagaaaGTTATGTAACCTTTAGTTCCGTAAAGATCATTTACAAGAACAAGATGATGCTAAACATTGCAGCATCACCTGCCTGAAATCATCGACACGCAGCTGGAAAATGAGTATCTGCTGGAAGAAAACCGTTTACTGCTCACTTGAGGTGAAGCTAGTTCAGCAATCCTTGCTCTTTGATGACCGCGAATCGGCTCTTCATCTATTGACAACAAATCCACAACCAGCATTTGGGTCTCCGGTGGATCTTCTATATCTTTACGACCTTCAAGCAATTCAAGAACTTCTGTCATACTTGGCCTTAGCCTGGCCTTCTCTTGTATACACCATAATGCTATGCAAACCAGTCTTCTCACCTGTCTCTCATCAATAATTTCCCCCTTTTCAATCAGTCTCTTATCAACCACTTCTAGAATCTTACCCTCTTTCAGCTTCTGAGTAACAATTTTTGGAAAATACTGAAACGTTCTCTTGGAGTTATCATGATCAGGCTCCTCAATCCTACATATATTTCTCCGCCCTCCAATAATCTCCAGAAGTACCATTCCATAGCTATAAATATCAGACTTCTCGGAAACTCCAAACTCCAATAGCCATTCTGGAGCCAAATACCCTTTAGTCCCTCTGATAGTAGTTATAATCCTGCTCTCATTTTTTCCCATCAGCTTTGACAATCCAAAATCTGACACAAAAGCGCGAAAACAATCATCCAGAAGTATATTCTCCGGCTTCACATCAAGATGCAGAATCCGAGACCTACAATCATGATGCAGATAAGACAGAGCCTTGGCCACATCAAGAGCCACTCCATATCTCAAATCCCAAGAAAGACATCCACCTAATTGATCATAACTCCTGCAGCTTCCGCTACCTTGCTGAGGAAATATCCATTTATCTAACGACCCTTTCGGAATAAATTCATAAACAAGAAACCTTGGACCCGTTTGCACAGTACAATAGCCAAGCAAATGCACAAGATTAACATGTTGCACACTAGCAATCGCCGCAACTTCTGATCTAAAATCCTTTTCACCGCGTTCATTTCCTTCCATTCTCTTAACTGCAACCGCAGTGCCATCGCTTAAAATGCCTTTAAAAACCGAGGCCGAGGCGCCTCGGCCTACCAGTGATTGAAACCCATCCGTGGCCTCCTCGAGCTCATTGTACCTGAATTTTGTTGGCACGCCGGCAACTTTCCTCAAGAAGCTATATTCAATCCGGAGTTCTCTGCCTTCAGAGACTAGTCGATTTTCGACAAGCTCTCTTCGATGATTCAGGCGTTTTCGGATGAAAATGAAAGCTATGATTGCAAGAATGGCTGCAATATCTGCACCAGCTATGAGATAAAATGAGTTGGAAAGCTTGAGAGAAACACGAGCAATGGCAATAACAAGGATGAGTAGGATGACCAAAGAAATGGATATTATGTTTGCTTTCTTGTCTTCCATTAATACTGTTTCATCAACAAAAAAGTGAATTTTAATCTGGTGTGAATGTGGGTTTTTGAGCTCCGATCATTACACGGTGAAGACCAGTAGAATTTCGATGACCCTTTAAAACAAAATTCAGGTTTGCATCGTCCAATAGAAAAGTTTTGCGACTATTATAGAAACAGTAGTAGCATGTAATATTTGTCTATATTGTACATTGCGAAGCGAGTTAAAACAATAAAAGTCAACTCTCCGTTGTTCTTGACTGAAAAACTAAAAGTGTTGgtttttattagaaatattgcgAATATACCTCATCTGTCTTTTTTCAGACATCTCATAGCTGCTTTGAGAATAGTAATCttcgattttttttatttcgtaaaaaaatttaatattcacaatttctaaacaaaatttaaaattttgaaatataattttacaaatatcccttcaaaatataatcatatgaaaaaatattattataatcataaatattactccctccgtcccaaattaactgtccagtttgactttttgatTGTCAATTTGACTCAACTTTTaccgaaaattaaaaattgttcttttacaattttacaaaactgaaaaatatattctaaaatagatttgataatctttttaatgatatatatttcataattttattcaattatttaatatacatatttttcaatCAAAGTTGAGTTGACCACCAAAAAGTCAAATTGGACggttaatttgggacggagggattaCTACACAAAAAAGAGGTCTTTTAAGTTTGAGCCTTTCCTCGTTAAACTGCCGCTATTTGTCGGGCAATTCAAAACTTGAAACAAACAAGCCCCAATTCCAGTAAACCCCAATTGAAAATCAATTCATCTGATTCTCCGTTCACAATTTAACACAACCCCATTACATTTTTCAATCCAAAAACACCCATATGGATATTCGAAGACAATGTGCGTGCACGGAAAATGAGCAACTGGGTGATCATTTGTTGAAGAAAAGGCAAGAAATTGTGGATTCTCCAAAAGGGATTTCAGACAATCTTGACAAGACTCTGCACAAAGCTTACTCTAGTATCTGTAACTCCAAGACCCACATCACAAATCTCAAGGAATTGTCGAAAATTAAGTAAGTTTCTtgaattttcctttttttaattgtttatattttttttgctaagcatttaattgtttattttgtgTTAGTGACAGTGTCTCTAGTATATTTGTGTTGTAAATATACTAGAGACACTAGTATATTTACAACACAAATATACTAGAGACACTGTCATTGAAGATGAGAGATAGAGAAAGAAGTGATCTTTACTTGTTTTAGAATATTTGGTTTGTGAAATGAAGGTGGATGCTGAGTTCTTGTATTGGGATGAACTACTACACCAACTTTTAcaccctccgtcccacaatacatgtctctttgactttttgcacgtaatttgatgtgcaaataaaacatacttctatacattatttttcaaattttctttttctgaattaaaatataacatccatatttttattcagaaaaagaaaatttgaaaaataatatatagacatatgttttatttgcacctcaaattacgtgaaaaaaagtCAAagggacatgtattgtgggacggagggagtatttaaaaCCGCATGACATGGTAGTTTCTTTTCTTAATTTACTCCAACTCTTTCACTGTGTTTTGGATCTTCACTGGAAGCAGCGTGCTTTGTCAATTTCTCTCCCTAGTGGCATTAAAATTTAGTTAGTTATGTGACATATTTTGCCGGCATCTCTGGGTTTGCGTCGCTCCTTTTACAAGATGCTGAGAGTTCAAACCTTGTTAAAAACGGGATTTGTAGTTGATTAGTATTAGTTTCGCCTGAATCATCAACCCATAAACAATTGAAAACTGAAATACATAGATAACTTGTACAACATAATCACTACTGCAGTATTAGTTAATATACATCAAAACGGGAATGTGGCtttgaaattaaatatacaataccaaaaacttgagatttgagaaaGTTATGTAACCTTTAGTTCCGTAAAGATCATTTACAAGAACAAGATGATGCTAAACATTGCAGCATCACCTGCCTGAAATCATCGACACGCAGCTGGAAAATGAGTATCTGCTGGAAGAAAACCGTTTACTGCTCACTTGAGGTGAAGCTAGTTCAGCAATCCTTGCTCTTTGATGACCGCGAATCGGCTCTTCATCTATTGACAACAAATCCACAACCAGCATTTGGGTCTCCGGTGGATCTTCTATATCTTTACGACCTTCAAGCAATTCAAGAACTTCTGTCATACTTGGCCTTAGCCTGGCCTTCTCTTGTATACACCATAATGCTATGCAAACCAGTCTTCTCACCTGTCTCTCATCAATAATTTCCCCCTTTTCAATCAGTCTCTTATCAACCACTTCTAGAATCTTACCCTCTTTCAGCTTCTGAGTAACAATTTTTGGAAAATACTGAAACGTTCTCTTGGAGTTATCATGATCAGGCTCCTCAATCCTACATATATTTCTCC of Daucus carota subsp. sativus chromosome 3, DH1 v3.0, whole genome shotgun sequence contains these proteins:
- the LOC108213335 gene encoding probable receptor-like protein kinase At5g20050, encoding MEDKKANIISISLVILLILVIAIARVSLKLSNSFYLIAGADIAAILAIIAFIFIRKRLNHRRELVENRLVSEGRELRIEYSFLRKVAGVPTKFRYNELEEATDGFQSLVGRGASASVFKGILSDGTAVAVKRMEGNERGEKDFRSEVAAIASVQHVNLVHLLGYCTVQTGPRFLVYEFIPKGSLDKWIFPQQGSGSCRSYDQLGGCLSWDLRYGVALDVAKALSYLHHDCRSRILHLDVKPENILLDDCFRAFVSDFGLSKLMGKNESRIITTIRGTKGYLAPEWLLEFGVSEKSDIYSYGMVLLEIIGGRRNICRIEEPDHDNSKRTFQYFPKIVTQKLKEGKILEVVDKRLIEKGEIIDERQVRRLVCIALWCIQEKARLRPSMTEVLELLEGRKDIEDPPETQMLVVDLLSIDEEPIRGHQRARIAELASPQVSSKRFSSSRYSFSSCVSMISGR